In one window of Streptomyces griseus subsp. griseus DNA:
- the pgsA gene encoding phosphatidylinositol phosphate synthase: MLNKYARAFFTRVLTPFAALLLRLGVSPDAVTLIGTAGVMAGALVFFPMGEFFWGTIVITIFVFSDLVDGNMARQAGISSRWGAFLDSTLDRVADSAIFAGFALWYAGSGDDNVLCAVAIFCLASGQVVSYTKARGESIGLPVAVNGLVERAERLVISLVAAGLAGLHKFGVPHIDVLLPVALWIVAVGSLVTLVQRVVTVRRESAEADAASAAGGPADR, from the coding sequence ATGCTGAACAAGTACGCGCGTGCATTTTTCACGCGTGTCCTCACCCCGTTCGCCGCCCTGCTGCTCCGCCTCGGGGTCAGCCCCGACGCGGTCACTCTCATCGGCACGGCCGGAGTGATGGCAGGTGCGCTGGTCTTTTTCCCGATGGGGGAGTTCTTCTGGGGCACCATCGTCATCACCATCTTCGTCTTCTCGGACCTCGTCGACGGCAACATGGCCCGGCAGGCCGGGATCTCCAGCCGGTGGGGCGCGTTCCTCGACTCCACGCTGGACCGGGTCGCCGACAGCGCGATCTTCGCCGGGTTCGCCCTCTGGTACGCGGGCAGCGGAGACGACAACGTCCTGTGCGCCGTCGCCATCTTCTGCCTGGCCAGTGGCCAGGTGGTCTCGTACACCAAGGCGCGCGGCGAGTCGATCGGCCTGCCGGTCGCGGTGAACGGGCTGGTGGAGCGCGCCGAGCGGCTGGTCATCTCGCTGGTCGCCGCGGGCCTCGCAGGACTGCACAAGTTCGGCGTCCCGCACATCGACGTCCTGCTCCCGGTCGCGCTGTGGATCGTCGCCGTGGGCTCCCTGGTCACACTGGTCCAGCGCGTGGTGACCGTACGCCGCGAGTCCGCCGAGGCCGACGCGGCCTCCGCCGCCGGCGGACCGGCCGACCGATGA
- a CDS encoding HIT family protein → MLIGMTSEPEQQIGVGTPDAFQRLWTPHRMAYIQGQDKPSGPGAEDGCPFCSIPAKSDEDGLVVARGEQVYAVLNLYPYNGGHLMVVPYRHVADYTELDGPETVELADFTKRAMAALRAASGAHGFNIGMNQGSVAGAGIAAHLHQHLVPRWGGDTNFMPVIGHTKVLPQLLGDTRAMLADAWPAG, encoded by the coding sequence ATGCTGATCGGCATGACGAGTGAGCCGGAGCAGCAGATCGGCGTGGGGACGCCCGACGCGTTTCAGCGTCTGTGGACGCCCCATCGGATGGCGTACATCCAGGGCCAGGACAAGCCGAGCGGCCCGGGCGCCGAGGACGGCTGCCCGTTCTGTTCGATTCCGGCGAAATCCGACGAGGACGGCCTCGTGGTGGCGCGCGGCGAGCAGGTCTACGCGGTGCTGAACCTCTACCCGTACAACGGCGGGCACCTCATGGTCGTCCCCTACCGGCACGTCGCCGACTACACGGAGCTGGACGGTCCGGAGACCGTGGAGCTCGCGGACTTCACCAAGCGGGCGATGGCGGCCCTGCGCGCCGCCTCCGGGGCGCACGGCTTCAACATCGGGATGAACCAGGGCTCCGTCGCCGGCGCCGGGATCGCCGCCCATCTGCACCAGCACCTGGTGCCGCGCTGGGGCGGGGACACCAACTTCATGCCGGTGATCGGCCACACCAAGGTGCTGCCGCAGCTGCTGGGTGACACCCGGGCGATGCTGGCGGACGCCTGGCCGGCCGGCTGA
- a CDS encoding potassium channel family protein, which produces MSDRPGPEATARLTRWEQRTEVPLFVAGLLFLTGYAVRVLAPHDAQPWHDISLTLVWSTWLLFLVDYVTRLRLSRLRSRFPRVHWLDTVVLLLPLLRPLRMVQVYQAVQRRHDRPRLDLYARVMAYAGMTAVLLGFAASLAVYHLEHRAPGASIRTFGDAVWWACATLTTVGYGDATPVTFWGRVVAAGVMACGLALLGAVTGSFSSWLIQVFAREDEKRPPERG; this is translated from the coding sequence ATGAGCGACCGACCCGGCCCCGAGGCGACCGCGCGGCTGACCCGCTGGGAGCAGCGCACGGAGGTGCCGCTGTTCGTCGCGGGGCTGCTCTTCCTGACCGGGTACGCGGTCCGGGTGCTGGCCCCGCACGACGCCCAGCCGTGGCACGACATCTCGCTGACCCTGGTCTGGTCGACCTGGCTGCTCTTCCTCGTCGACTATGTGACGCGGCTGCGGCTCAGCCGTCTGCGCTCCCGCTTCCCGCGCGTCCACTGGCTGGACACCGTGGTCCTGCTCCTGCCGCTGCTGCGGCCCCTGCGGATGGTGCAGGTCTACCAGGCGGTGCAGCGGCGCCACGACCGGCCGAGGCTGGATCTGTACGCGCGCGTGATGGCGTACGCGGGCATGACCGCCGTCCTGCTCGGCTTCGCCGCCTCACTCGCGGTCTACCACCTGGAACACCGGGCTCCGGGCGCCTCCATCCGCACGTTCGGGGACGCGGTGTGGTGGGCGTGCGCGACGCTCACGACGGTCGGTTACGGGGACGCCACCCCGGTCACGTTCTGGGGGCGGGTGGTCGCGGCGGGGGTGATGGCGTGCGGCCTGGCGCTGCTGGGGGCGGTGACGGGGTCGTTCTCGTCCTGGCTGATCCAGGTGTTCGCGCGGGAGGACGAGAAACGGCCCCCGGAGCGGGGTTAG
- the thrS gene encoding threonine--tRNA ligase, protein MSDVRVIIQRDSEREEHVVTTGTTAGELFPGQRTVVAARIGGELKDLSYELKDGESVEPVEISSEDGLDILRHSTAHVMAQAVQELFPEAKLGIGPPVKDGFYYDFDVEKPFTPEDLKAIEKKMQEIQKRGQKFSRRVVSDEDAREELADEPYKLELIGIKGSASSDDGADVEVGGGELTIYDNLDAKTGELCWKDLCRGPHLPTTRFIPAFKLMRNAAAYWRGSEKNPMLQRIYGTAWPTKDELKAHLEFLEEAAKRDHRKLGSELDLFSFPDEIGPGLAVFHPKGGVIRRAMEDYSRRRHEEEGYEFVYSPHATKGKLFEKSGHLDWYADGMYPPMQLDDGVDYYLKPMNCPMHNLIFDARGRSYRELPLRLFEFGTVYRYEKSGVVHGLTRSRGFTQDDAHIYCTKEQMAEELDRTLTFVLNLLRDYGLTDFYLELSTKDPEKYVGSDDTWEEATETLRQVAEKQGLPLVPDPGGAAFYGPKISVQCKDAIGRTWQMSTVQLDFNLPERFDLEYTGPDGSKQRPVMIHRALFGSIERFFAVLLEHYAGAFPVWLAPVQAVGIPIGDAHIPYLQEFAAKARKQGLRVDVDASSDRMQKKIRNQQKAKVPFMIIAGDEDMANGAVSFRYRDGSQENGIPVDEAIAKIAKAVEDRVQV, encoded by the coding sequence GTGTCAGACGTCCGTGTGATCATCCAACGCGATTCCGAGCGGGAAGAGCACGTGGTGACGACGGGCACGACCGCCGGTGAGCTCTTCCCCGGTCAGCGCACCGTCGTCGCCGCGCGCATCGGCGGCGAGCTGAAGGACCTCTCCTACGAGCTGAAGGACGGCGAGTCCGTCGAGCCGGTGGAGATCTCCTCCGAGGACGGCCTCGACATCCTGCGCCACTCCACCGCGCACGTCATGGCCCAGGCCGTGCAGGAGCTGTTCCCCGAGGCCAAGCTCGGCATCGGCCCGCCGGTCAAGGACGGCTTCTACTACGACTTCGACGTCGAGAAGCCGTTCACCCCCGAGGACCTCAAGGCCATCGAGAAGAAGATGCAGGAGATCCAGAAGCGGGGCCAGAAGTTCTCCCGCCGCGTGGTCTCCGACGAGGACGCCCGCGAGGAGCTGGCGGACGAGCCGTACAAGCTGGAGCTGATCGGCATCAAGGGCTCCGCGTCCTCGGACGACGGCGCGGACGTCGAGGTGGGCGGCGGTGAGCTGACCATCTACGACAATCTGGACGCCAAGACCGGCGAGCTGTGCTGGAAGGACCTCTGCCGTGGTCCGCACCTGCCGACCACCCGGTTCATCCCGGCGTTCAAGCTGATGCGCAACGCCGCGGCCTACTGGCGCGGCAGCGAGAAGAACCCGATGCTCCAGCGCATCTACGGCACCGCCTGGCCCACCAAGGACGAGCTGAAGGCGCACCTGGAGTTCCTGGAGGAGGCCGCCAAGCGCGACCACCGCAAGCTCGGCAGCGAGCTGGACCTCTTCTCCTTCCCCGACGAGATCGGCCCCGGCCTCGCGGTCTTCCACCCCAAGGGCGGCGTCATCCGCCGGGCCATGGAGGACTACTCGCGCCGCCGCCACGAGGAGGAGGGCTACGAGTTCGTCTACAGCCCGCACGCCACCAAGGGCAAGCTCTTCGAGAAGTCCGGCCACCTGGACTGGTACGCCGACGGCATGTACCCGCCCATGCAGCTGGACGACGGGGTGGACTACTACCTCAAGCCCATGAACTGCCCGATGCACAACCTGATCTTCGACGCGCGCGGCCGCTCCTACCGCGAACTGCCCCTGCGCCTCTTCGAGTTCGGCACGGTGTACCGGTACGAGAAGTCGGGCGTCGTGCACGGCCTGACCCGCTCGCGCGGCTTCACGCAGGACGACGCGCACATCTACTGCACCAAGGAGCAGATGGCGGAGGAGCTGGACCGCACGCTCACCTTCGTGCTGAACCTGCTCCGCGACTACGGGCTCACCGACTTCTACCTGGAGCTGTCCACCAAGGACCCGGAGAAGTACGTCGGCTCCGACGACACCTGGGAGGAGGCCACCGAGACGCTCCGCCAGGTCGCCGAGAAGCAGGGCCTGCCCCTGGTACCGGACCCGGGCGGCGCCGCGTTCTACGGTCCGAAGATCTCCGTGCAGTGCAAGGACGCCATCGGCCGGACCTGGCAGATGTCGACCGTGCAGCTCGACTTCAACCTGCCGGAGCGCTTCGACCTGGAGTACACCGGCCCCGACGGCTCCAAGCAGCGCCCGGTGATGATCCACCGCGCCCTGTTCGGCTCCATCGAGCGCTTCTTCGCCGTGCTCCTGGAGCACTACGCGGGCGCCTTCCCGGTCTGGCTCGCCCCGGTCCAGGCCGTCGGCATCCCGATCGGCGACGCCCACATCCCCTACCTCCAGGAGTTCGCCGCCAAGGCGCGCAAGCAGGGGCTGCGGGTGGATGTGGACGCCTCCTCGGACCGGATGCAGAAGAAGATCCGCAACCAGCAGAAGGCCAAGGTGCCCTTCATGATCATCGCTGGTGACGAGGACATGGCCAACGGTGCCGTCTCCTTCCGCTACCGCGACGGTTCGCAGGAGAACGGCATCCCGGTCGACGAGGCCATCGCCAAGATCGCGAAGGCCGTCGAGGACCGCGTACAGGTCTGA
- a CDS encoding DUF4365 domain-containing protein codes for MALAQPDPGGPPARADAFGPVDQRTAPLRGSLATTACMETLQVGYLHAVAAAAGCSLSQPFPDNGIDWHVSHGAAAHTVDDEVTIKVQLKCTYQIPPHPAGGEFSFTLDNAHLVKLARTPVSVHKILVVMLVPRSQDEWLSAGPGSLDLRHCCYWTNLAGHAVTGRYRTTVRIPTARIFDDRALCDIMARVGAGGRP; via the coding sequence ATGGCGCTCGCGCAGCCCGACCCCGGGGGGCCGCCCGCCCGCGCCGATGCGTTCGGGCCGGTGGATCAGCGCACCGCACCGCTGCGCGGCTCCCTCGCCACCACCGCCTGCATGGAGACCCTTCAGGTGGGCTACCTGCACGCCGTCGCCGCGGCGGCGGGGTGCTCGCTCTCCCAGCCCTTCCCCGACAACGGCATCGACTGGCACGTCAGCCACGGCGCCGCCGCCCACACCGTCGACGACGAAGTGACCATCAAGGTGCAGCTCAAGTGCACCTACCAGATACCGCCGCACCCGGCGGGCGGGGAGTTCTCCTTCACCCTCGACAACGCCCACCTGGTCAAACTGGCCCGCACCCCGGTCTCGGTCCACAAGATCCTGGTGGTGATGCTCGTGCCCCGCAGCCAGGACGAGTGGCTGAGCGCCGGGCCCGGCAGCCTCGATCTACGTCACTGCTGCTACTGGACCAACCTGGCCGGCCACGCGGTGACGGGCCGGTACCGGACCACCGTGCGTATCCCGACCGCACGGATCTTCGACGACCGCGCGCTCTGCGACATCATGGCCCGGGTCGGGGCCGGAGGGAGACCCTGA
- a CDS encoding 3'-5' exonuclease, translated as MMHWFEGPLAAFDTETTGVDVEQDRIVSAALVAQDTTGGRVRVTRWLVNPGIPVPAGATEIHGLTDDHLQRNGRWPAPVMDEIARSLAEQCATGRPLVVMNAPFDLTLLDRELKRHRASSLAGYMADVPLRVVDPRVLDKHLDRYRKGRRTLTDLCRLYEVPLDGAHDAAADASASLELVRAICRRFSSRLERLSPAELHTLQATWHAAQARGLEAWFAKSGAPEPVDPAWPLRPELPAAAA; from the coding sequence ATGATGCACTGGTTCGAAGGGCCGCTGGCCGCCTTTGACACGGAGACGACAGGCGTGGACGTCGAGCAGGACCGGATCGTTTCGGCCGCTCTCGTCGCGCAGGACACGACGGGCGGACGCGTCCGCGTCACCCGCTGGCTGGTCAACCCGGGGATCCCGGTGCCCGCGGGGGCGACCGAGATCCACGGTCTGACCGACGATCACCTTCAGCGCAACGGCCGTTGGCCCGCGCCGGTGATGGACGAGATCGCCCGTTCACTGGCCGAGCAGTGCGCCACGGGCCGCCCGCTGGTCGTGATGAACGCACCGTTCGACCTGACCCTGCTGGACCGCGAGCTGAAGCGGCACCGGGCCTCGTCGCTGGCCGGGTACATGGCGGATGTGCCGCTGCGGGTGGTGGACCCCCGGGTCCTGGACAAACACCTGGACCGCTACCGCAAGGGCCGTCGCACGCTCACGGATCTGTGCCGGCTGTACGAGGTGCCCCTCGACGGCGCCCACGACGCGGCGGCGGACGCCTCGGCCTCGCTGGAGCTGGTACGCGCGATATGCCGGCGCTTCTCCTCCCGGCTGGAGCGGCTCTCCCCGGCCGAGCTGCACACCCTCCAGGCCACCTGGCACGCGGCGCAGGCGCGCGGCCTGGAGGCGTGGTTCGCGAAGAGCGGGGCGCCGGAGCCGGTGGATCCGGCGTGGCCGCTGCGCCCGGAACTGCCCGCGGCGGCGGCCTGA
- a CDS encoding SCO7613 C-terminal domain-containing membrane protein has product MEHVPPPAEELALLDRELAQLDTRRAQLLTRRAWLVSALQPQPQAPNGPRWSAPPVGHGWAPGQAWPAASHAAKPSGPPRSAQNVLLTLGGLLLTVAALAFTLVSWGSMGIGGRSAVLALVTLAALAAPAVLLRRKLAATAEALAALALVLTLLDVYAVHAVAVPDADGLTFTAVASAVLAALWTAYGLALGKLHLPLPAAVFLAQWPLLLGAWAAGAPVIVVGWALLVTAALDGAIALWAKGLGVRVTAGIGLAVMGSAALLTGLGESLTADGPPGAVLPGALLLTAALAALAGAWRAPSGYAQLGGAVAGLAAVAAVGGVVRAAVPGPWHVPVYLFCGLALLSVVRARVPRGAGRGVLAAAGAVVTGALVWALPPVAAVLLGPVRLVAEVWAGAPDGFRGALGAAMGWSETATAPVVLAVVAGLLGAAYRWWPSAARVAAPLATPGAKARGAAGAGALALGWGTLLLAAATMGVPYAVAVALETVLVAGLLVVAVRGAGVSAGAGTAEGDGSGASAGGVPDGGGEASAGVTGAAGGGRSAVAVTALVAAAVGAVSVGLLSLATEAATYAVSGALVVLFAGAALRTRAVVERAVFAVASVVWGTALTGCVAGSLGLDPHEAAPLLLLVPALTVLLGARLRLRPVALPVELTGALGALVAVGLAVGRAPFLALVLALCGVLAAGAAVRPERRPVAGYLAAVLFVAATWVRLAASDVSAPEAYTLPVTVPALVVGVLRRREDPEASSWTAYGPGLAATLLPSLAVAWTDPDWLRPLLLGVAALVVTLLGAKYRLQALLLLGGAVLALDTLHELAPYVVQVAGALPRWLPPALAGLLLLAVGATYEQRLRDARKLKDVLGRMR; this is encoded by the coding sequence ATGGAACATGTGCCGCCGCCCGCCGAGGAACTGGCGCTCCTCGACCGAGAACTGGCTCAGCTGGACACCCGCCGGGCCCAGCTGCTGACCCGCCGTGCCTGGCTGGTCAGCGCGTTGCAGCCGCAGCCGCAGGCACCGAACGGACCGCGCTGGAGCGCTCCGCCCGTCGGCCACGGCTGGGCGCCGGGGCAGGCGTGGCCGGCGGCGTCCCACGCCGCGAAGCCGTCCGGGCCGCCGCGCAGCGCGCAGAACGTGCTGCTGACGCTGGGCGGTCTGCTGCTGACGGTCGCGGCCCTCGCGTTCACCCTCGTCAGCTGGGGCTCCATGGGCATCGGCGGCCGGTCGGCCGTCCTGGCGCTGGTGACTCTGGCCGCGCTCGCGGCCCCGGCGGTCCTGCTGCGCCGGAAGCTCGCGGCCACGGCGGAGGCGCTGGCTGCGCTCGCCCTGGTGCTCACACTGCTGGACGTCTACGCGGTCCACGCGGTGGCGGTGCCGGACGCCGACGGGCTCACGTTCACGGCGGTGGCCTCGGCGGTGCTCGCCGCGCTCTGGACCGCCTACGGCCTGGCGCTGGGCAAGCTGCACCTGCCGTTGCCCGCGGCCGTGTTCCTCGCCCAGTGGCCGCTGCTGCTGGGGGCCTGGGCCGCCGGTGCCCCGGTGATCGTGGTCGGCTGGGCGCTGCTGGTGACGGCCGCTCTCGACGGGGCGATCGCCCTGTGGGCCAAGGGTCTCGGCGTACGGGTCACGGCGGGCATCGGCCTGGCGGTGATGGGGTCGGCCGCGCTGCTGACGGGGCTCGGGGAGTCGCTGACGGCCGACGGTCCGCCCGGTGCCGTGCTGCCGGGCGCCCTGCTGCTGACGGCGGCCTTGGCGGCCCTGGCCGGGGCGTGGCGTGCCCCGAGCGGCTATGCGCAGCTGGGCGGGGCGGTGGCCGGTCTGGCGGCGGTGGCGGCGGTCGGCGGCGTGGTGCGGGCGGCGGTGCCGGGCCCTTGGCACGTTCCGGTGTATCTGTTCTGCGGCCTCGCTCTGCTGTCCGTCGTACGGGCCCGGGTGCCACGGGGCGCCGGGCGCGGGGTGCTGGCGGCGGCGGGCGCGGTGGTGACCGGCGCGCTGGTGTGGGCGCTGCCTCCGGTGGCGGCGGTGCTGCTGGGGCCGGTGCGGCTGGTCGCCGAGGTGTGGGCGGGGGCGCCGGACGGGTTCCGGGGCGCGCTGGGAGCGGCGATGGGGTGGTCGGAGACGGCCACGGCTCCGGTGGTGCTCGCGGTGGTGGCCGGTCTGCTCGGTGCGGCGTACCGGTGGTGGCCGTCGGCGGCCCGGGTCGCCGCTCCGCTGGCCACGCCGGGTGCGAAGGCGCGCGGTGCGGCGGGCGCGGGGGCGCTGGCCCTCGGCTGGGGAACGCTGCTGCTCGCGGCGGCGACGATGGGCGTGCCGTACGCGGTCGCGGTGGCCCTGGAGACGGTGCTGGTGGCGGGGCTGCTGGTGGTGGCGGTGCGGGGTGCGGGGGTCTCCGCCGGTGCCGGGACGGCCGAGGGCGATGGTTCCGGGGCGTCCGCCGGTGGGGTCCCGGACGGTGGTGGCGAGGCGTCCGCCGGTGTCACGGGAGCGGCAGGCGGTGGCCGGTCCGCCGTGGCCGTGACCGCGCTGGTGGCCGCTGCCGTCGGCGCGGTGAGCGTGGGGCTGCTGTCGCTGGCGACGGAGGCGGCGACGTACGCGGTGTCCGGGGCGCTGGTGGTGCTGTTCGCGGGGGCGGCGCTGCGGACGCGTGCGGTGGTGGAGCGGGCGGTGTTCGCGGTGGCCTCGGTGGTGTGGGGTACCGCCCTGACGGGGTGCGTGGCCGGGTCCCTGGGCCTCGACCCGCACGAGGCCGCGCCGCTGCTGCTCCTGGTGCCCGCGCTGACGGTGCTGCTGGGGGCGCGGCTGCGGCTGCGCCCGGTGGCGCTGCCGGTGGAGCTGACCGGGGCGCTGGGGGCGCTGGTGGCCGTGGGTCTCGCGGTGGGCCGGGCGCCGTTCCTGGCCTTGGTGCTCGCGCTCTGCGGGGTGCTGGCGGCGGGGGCGGCGGTGCGCCCGGAGCGGCGGCCCGTGGCGGGATACCTGGCGGCGGTCCTGTTCGTGGCGGCGACCTGGGTCCGGCTGGCGGCCTCGGACGTGTCGGCCCCGGAGGCGTACACCCTGCCGGTGACGGTGCCCGCCCTGGTGGTCGGCGTACTGCGGCGGCGCGAGGACCCCGAGGCGTCCTCCTGGACGGCGTACGGGCCCGGGCTCGCGGCGACGCTGCTGCCGAGCCTGGCCGTGGCCTGGACCGACCCCGACTGGCTGCGGCCGCTGCTGCTGGGGGTGGCGGCACTCGTGGTCACGCTGCTGGGAGCGAAGTACCGGCTCCAGGCGCTGCTGCTGCTCGGCGGTGCGGTGCTGGCCCTGGACACCCTGCACGAGCTGGCGCCGTACGTCGTCCAGGTGGCCGGCGCCCTGCCGCGCTGGCTGCCCCCGGCGCTGGCCGGACTGCTGCTGCTGGCCGTGGGAGCCACGTACGAGCAGCGGCTGCGCGACGCCCGGAAGCTGAAGGACGTGCTGGGCCGGATGCGGTGA
- a CDS encoding TIGR02611 family protein yields the protein MNAESDERIEVAGKAAPESAAGGTTKVERELGSRAPAFIKASRPLHLSWQVGVFVVGLGVVVAGVLMLVLPGPGWLVIFGGMAIWATEFVWAQLVLRWTKRKVTEAAQRALDPEVRRRNIILTTLGLVIMAVLVGIYVWKFGLALPWTVDE from the coding sequence ATGAACGCGGAGAGTGACGAGCGGATCGAGGTCGCCGGGAAGGCGGCCCCGGAGTCCGCCGCGGGGGGCACCACCAAGGTGGAGCGTGAGCTGGGATCGCGGGCGCCGGCCTTCATCAAGGCGTCGAGACCGCTCCACCTGAGCTGGCAGGTCGGCGTCTTCGTCGTCGGCCTCGGTGTCGTGGTGGCCGGGGTGCTGATGCTGGTGCTGCCGGGGCCCGGCTGGCTGGTGATCTTCGGCGGCATGGCGATCTGGGCGACCGAGTTCGTCTGGGCCCAGCTGGTGCTGCGCTGGACGAAGCGCAAGGTCACCGAGGCCGCCCAGCGGGCGCTGGACCCCGAGGTCCGGCGGCGCAACATCATCCTCACCACGTTGGGGCTGGTGATCATGGCGGTGCTGGTCGGGATCTACGTCTGGAAGTTCGGCCTCGCCCTGCCGTGGACGGTCGACGAGTAG
- a CDS encoding SsgA family sporulation/cell division regulator, producing MNTTVSCELHLRLVVSSESSLPVPAGLRYDTADPYAVHATFHTGAEETVEWVFARDLLAEGLHRPTGTGDVRVWPSRSHGQGVVCIALSSPEGEALLEAPARALESFLKRTDAAVPPGTEHRHFDLDTELSHILAES from the coding sequence ATGAACACCACGGTCAGCTGCGAGCTGCACCTGCGCCTCGTTGTGTCGAGCGAGTCCTCACTGCCTGTACCCGCGGGCCTGCGGTATGACACGGCCGATCCCTATGCCGTGCACGCCACCTTCCACACCGGAGCGGAGGAGACGGTCGAATGGGTTTTCGCCCGTGACCTCCTTGCCGAGGGGCTGCACCGGCCCACCGGCACCGGAGACGTCCGCGTCTGGCCATCCCGTAGTCACGGTCAAGGCGTCGTCTGCATCGCACTGAGCTCCCCAGAGGGCGAAGCCCTGCTCGAAGCTCCGGCGAGAGCCCTGGAGTCGTTCCTGAAGAGGACCGACGCCGCGGTTCCGCCCGGCACCGAGCATCGTCACTTCGATCTCGACACGGAGCTCTCCCACATCCTGGCCGAGAGCTGA
- a CDS encoding CGNR zinc finger domain-containing protein: MLIPHDTRIALDTVVDLVNTAPESEPPEDGPTDGLVDGHEDGLADLAALYAFAERHHISGVGTLGEKDLGAVRDVRSHFAEVFAAPDARSAADLVNRLVAAAGTTPQLTDHDGYDWHVHYFAPDASLSDHLAADCGMALAFIIVAGEQERLRRCEAPDCGRAFVDLSRNRSRRYCSSRTCGNRLHVAAYRARRREAGS; this comes from the coding sequence GTGCTGATCCCTCACGACACCCGGATCGCCCTCGACACGGTGGTCGATCTGGTGAACACCGCACCGGAGAGCGAGCCGCCCGAGGACGGCCCGACGGACGGACTCGTGGACGGTCACGAGGACGGGCTCGCCGATCTGGCGGCGCTGTACGCGTTCGCCGAGCGGCACCACATCAGCGGCGTGGGCACCCTCGGGGAGAAGGACCTGGGTGCCGTACGGGACGTCCGGAGCCACTTCGCCGAGGTCTTCGCGGCGCCCGACGCACGTAGCGCGGCCGACCTCGTCAACCGGCTCGTCGCCGCGGCGGGGACCACACCCCAGCTCACCGACCACGACGGCTACGACTGGCACGTGCACTACTTCGCCCCGGACGCCTCGCTCTCCGACCACCTCGCGGCCGACTGCGGTATGGCCCTGGCCTTCATCATCGTGGCCGGCGAGCAGGAACGGCTGCGGCGCTGCGAGGCGCCCGACTGCGGGCGCGCCTTCGTCGACCTCTCGCGCAACCGCTCCCGCCGCTACTGCTCCAGCCGCACCTGCGGCAACCGGCTCCACGTCGCCGCCTACCGGGCCCGGCGCCGGGAGGCCGGGTCATAA
- a CDS encoding DsbA family protein, whose amino-acid sequence MSDSTPAAPVVLDLWCDLECPDCHRALSDVRAVRARYGDRVEIRLRHFPLEKHKHAYAAAQAAEEAAAQGQDWPYTEALLSRTEQLAKGGEPVLLDVARELGLDAEEFDTALIDGRHLLIVDADQAEGKAIGVTGTPTYVIGDERLDGGKSQEGLRERIEEIIDRLLAAQG is encoded by the coding sequence ATGAGCGATTCCACCCCTGCGGCACCGGTCGTCCTCGACCTCTGGTGCGATCTCGAATGCCCCGACTGCCACCGGGCCCTCAGCGATGTGCGTGCCGTGCGCGCCCGGTACGGCGACCGGGTCGAGATCCGGCTGCGGCACTTCCCGCTGGAGAAGCACAAGCACGCCTACGCCGCGGCCCAGGCCGCCGAGGAGGCCGCCGCCCAGGGGCAGGACTGGCCCTACACCGAGGCGCTCCTGTCCAGGACCGAGCAGCTCGCGAAGGGCGGGGAGCCGGTGCTCCTCGATGTGGCCCGTGAACTGGGCCTGGACGCTGAGGAGTTCGACACCGCGCTCATCGACGGCCGCCATCTGCTGATCGTCGACGCGGACCAGGCCGAGGGCAAGGCGATCGGGGTCACCGGCACGCCCACCTATGTGATCGGCGACGAGCGGCTGGACGGCGGCAAGAGCCAGGAAGGGCTGCGCGAGCGGATCGAGGAGATCATCGACCGGCTGCTCGCCGCGCAGGGCTGA
- a CDS encoding GNAT family N-acetyltransferase yields the protein MTTTLRPSGPLQQGADGARARSYDVCDNGRPVGAVSISTDDAFGASAGVVRSLSVDEERRRRGRGTIAALAAEEVLRGWGCTHVRTEVPAESEPARRLAAALGYTERSRNMVKTLGPETAPLPEGLTARPMSEREYAEWLRDAVRAYAQEWVERGVPPEHARLKSEADHAGNLPDGLATEGVRFRVLVHGGAVVGHVWLALRELEPGTTAGFVFDVEVREEHRGRGFGRALMLLAEDETRSWGHDRLGLHVFASNTPALRLYESLGYATTRYNLAKAL from the coding sequence ATGACCACGACACTCCGGCCGTCCGGGCCGCTTCAGCAAGGCGCCGACGGCGCGCGGGCGCGCAGCTACGACGTGTGCGACAACGGCCGCCCCGTCGGCGCCGTGTCGATCAGCACCGACGACGCGTTCGGCGCCTCGGCCGGGGTGGTGCGCTCCCTGAGCGTCGACGAGGAGCGGCGCAGGCGCGGCCGGGGCACCATCGCCGCGCTCGCCGCCGAGGAGGTGCTGCGGGGGTGGGGCTGCACGCATGTGCGGACCGAGGTACCGGCGGAGAGCGAGCCCGCCCGGCGCCTCGCGGCCGCCCTCGGCTACACCGAACGCAGCCGCAACATGGTCAAGACCCTCGGCCCGGAGACCGCGCCCCTCCCCGAGGGTCTCACCGCACGCCCGATGAGCGAGCGGGAGTACGCGGAGTGGCTGCGCGACGCGGTGCGGGCGTACGCGCAGGAGTGGGTGGAGAGGGGCGTACCGCCCGAGCACGCACGGCTCAAGTCCGAGGCCGACCACGCGGGCAACCTTCCCGACGGTCTGGCCACCGAGGGCGTGCGGTTCCGGGTGCTGGTCCACGGCGGCGCGGTGGTCGGCCATGTCTGGCTGGCGCTGAGGGAGCTGGAGCCGGGCACGACCGCCGGGTTCGTCTTCGACGTCGAGGTGCGTGAGGAGCACCGGGGCCGCGGCTTCGGGCGGGCCCTGATGCTCCTCGCCGAGGACGAGACCCGCTCCTGGGGCCACGACCGGCTCGGCCTGCACGTCTTCGCCTCGAACACCCCGGCGCTGCGGCTGTACGAGTCCCTCGGCTATGCGACGACCCGGTACAACCTGGCCAAGGCGCTGTAG